Proteins encoded by one window of Carassius auratus strain Wakin unplaced genomic scaffold, ASM336829v1 scaf_tig00024403, whole genome shotgun sequence:
- the LOC113078141 gene encoding uncharacterized protein LOC113078141 isoform X2, producing the protein MKQVCILNLKSAGTITDSNPHLTSCCELLELILRKGLQQPVLSLAHRDYWNCFEQLLHHDTCGRLSSVSLAVQQTTACSKLITSQGRGRFFIRLMLMRRTLGNVLKHLLHTNRVIEWYCPNVAILRNEEFVEPFLSLSMVLSEMNFKINIENCSFLDESWLLPVRQIYEAVPCRELGMALRYLDGRVFVLDLLQGSQAQVDMFAEPGDIIDEMNGISLRNASNGQAGVVLSKLKGQPLSIHLIRWRGEDGSIYQPLVKHLRQLKQEKPSLQFGPKPVSQQDKTSGQKRGQTQCVKDGRILYGVHLLGKANIGMHGDKEVLQHAIPVVLQSSQARKEVLLDVKETHLTCIDKSNKQELFQHHFPEISCVGRFGSQPDLTIFAFCVLDSPQAGKQSGFCCVVLQAATSSECEEIVNRIAAGFKHTEWFV; encoded by the exons ATGAAGCAAG TGTGCATTCTGAATTTGAAATCTGCAGGAACTATAACTGACTCCAACCCACACCTGACATCCTGCTGTGAGCTCCTGGAACTTATACTGCGAAAGGGACTACAGC AGCCTGTTCTCAGTTTGGCACATAGAGATTACTGGAATTGTTTTGAACAGCTTCTGCATCACGACACATGTGGCAG GTTGAGTTCAGTTTCTTTGGCCGTGCAGCAGACCACAGCCTGCAGCAAGCTCATCACCTCTCAAGGCCGAGGACGCTTCTTCATACGGCTCATGCTGATGCGGAGAACCCTGGGAAATGTCTTAAAACACCTGCTGCACACAAACAGAGTCATCGAG TGGTATTGCCCTAATGTTGCTATTCTCAGAAATGAGGAGTTTGTTG AACCGTTTCTTTCGCTGTCTATGGTGCTGTCAGAAATGAACTTTAAGATCAATATTGAG AACTGCAGCTTCTTGGATGAAAGCTGGCTGCTTCCG GTGCGTCAAATCTACGAAGCTGTTCCCTGTCGAGAGCTGGGGATGGCGCTCAG GTACCTAGATGGACGCGTCTTTGTACTGGACCTGCTTCAGGGTAGTCAAGCACAGGTGGATATGTTTGCCGAGCCTGGTGACATCATTGATGAAATGAATGGGATATCACTGAGGAATGCTAGCAATGGGCAG GCAGGTGTGGTTCTGTCTAAGCTGAAGGGTCAGCCCCTTTCCATTCACTTGATACGTTGGAGAGGAGAAGATGGGTCTATCTATCAGCCACTGGTCAAACACTTACGGCAGCTCAAACAGGAAAAACCCTCACTTCAGTTTGGCCCAAAACCAGTCTCTCAGCAGGACAAAACTTCGGGTCAGAAGAGAGGGCAGACACAGTGTGTGAAAGACGGCAG GATCCTGTACGGCGTGCACCTCTTAGGAAAAGCAAACATAGGAATG caTGGAGATAAGGAGGTCCTGCAGCATGCCATTCCTGTGGTCCTGCAGAGCAGTCAGGCAAGAAAG GAAGTGCTGCTGGATGTAAAGGAGACTCATCTTACCTGCATAGATAAGTCAAATAAGCAG GAGCTGTTTCAACATCATTTCCCTGAGATATCATGTGTTGGGAGGTTTGGAAGCCAACCGGATTTAACTATTTTTGCTTTTTGTGTACT
- the LOC113078141 gene encoding uncharacterized protein LOC113078141 isoform X4, translating to MPAKDPLIETLKVCILNLKSAGTITDSNPHLTSCCELLELILRKGLQQPVLSLAHRDYWNCFEQLLHHDTCGRLSSVSLAVQQTTACSKLITSQGRGRFFIRLMLMRRTLGNVLKHLLHTNRVIEWYCPNVAILRNEEFVEPFLSLSMVLSEMNFKINIENCSFLDESWLLPVRQIYEAVPCRELGMALRYLDGRVFVLDLLQGSQAQVDMFAEPGDIIDEMNGISLRNASNGQAGVVLSKLKGQPLSIHLIRWRGEDGSIYQPLVKHLRQLKQEKPSLQFGPKPVSQQDKTSGQKRGQTQCVKDGRILYGVHLLGKANIGMHGDKEVLQHAIPVVLQSSQARKVYLQLSKKCCWM from the exons TGTGCATTCTGAATTTGAAATCTGCAGGAACTATAACTGACTCCAACCCACACCTGACATCCTGCTGTGAGCTCCTGGAACTTATACTGCGAAAGGGACTACAGC AGCCTGTTCTCAGTTTGGCACATAGAGATTACTGGAATTGTTTTGAACAGCTTCTGCATCACGACACATGTGGCAG GTTGAGTTCAGTTTCTTTGGCCGTGCAGCAGACCACAGCCTGCAGCAAGCTCATCACCTCTCAAGGCCGAGGACGCTTCTTCATACGGCTCATGCTGATGCGGAGAACCCTGGGAAATGTCTTAAAACACCTGCTGCACACAAACAGAGTCATCGAG TGGTATTGCCCTAATGTTGCTATTCTCAGAAATGAGGAGTTTGTTG AACCGTTTCTTTCGCTGTCTATGGTGCTGTCAGAAATGAACTTTAAGATCAATATTGAG AACTGCAGCTTCTTGGATGAAAGCTGGCTGCTTCCG GTGCGTCAAATCTACGAAGCTGTTCCCTGTCGAGAGCTGGGGATGGCGCTCAG GTACCTAGATGGACGCGTCTTTGTACTGGACCTGCTTCAGGGTAGTCAAGCACAGGTGGATATGTTTGCCGAGCCTGGTGACATCATTGATGAAATGAATGGGATATCACTGAGGAATGCTAGCAATGGGCAG GCAGGTGTGGTTCTGTCTAAGCTGAAGGGTCAGCCCCTTTCCATTCACTTGATACGTTGGAGAGGAGAAGATGGGTCTATCTATCAGCCACTGGTCAAACACTTACGGCAGCTCAAACAGGAAAAACCCTCACTTCAGTTTGGCCCAAAACCAGTCTCTCAGCAGGACAAAACTTCGGGTCAGAAGAGAGGGCAGACACAGTGTGTGAAAGACGGCAG GATCCTGTACGGCGTGCACCTCTTAGGAAAAGCAAACATAGGAATG caTGGAGATAAGGAGGTCCTGCAGCATGCCATTCCTGTGGTCCTGCAGAGCAGTCAGGCAAGAAAGGTATATCTACAATTGAGCAA GAAGTGCTGCTGGATGTAA